One Erpetoichthys calabaricus chromosome 8, fErpCal1.3, whole genome shotgun sequence DNA segment encodes these proteins:
- the phospho2 gene encoding pyridoxal phosphate phosphatase PHOSPHO2, with protein sequence MKTLVVLDFDHTVIDDNSDTWVIKCTPEQALPYGLQNTYEKGKWTEYMGRIFSYIGDLGIKEGAIRSVMETVPYTDGMIELLRFISENKETLDCIIISDANTLFIEWILHAADMHCAIDKIFTNPAYFDDRGYLTVRCFHSHTCTQCPVNLCKRKVLQSFIERQLTDGVKYQRVIYVGDGRNDFCPTNCLKQCDVVMPRKGFALDKIISEVNFKKCEHLNPRVVPWTSGADIIHVINSQ encoded by the coding sequence ATGAAGACCCTGGTGGTGCTGGACTTTGACCATACGGTGATAGATGACAACAGCGACACGTGGGTCATCAAGTGTACGCCTGAGCAGGCTTTACCATACGGGCTACAAAACACATATGAAAAAGGAAAATGGACGGAATACATGGGGAGAATCTTTTCATACATAGGAGACCTGGGGATCAAAGAAGGCGCAATTAGGAGCGTAATGGAAACGGTACCTTATACAGATGGAATGATTGAGCTCTTGCGTTTCATcagtgaaaacaaagaaacacttGACTGCATCATCATTTCAGACGCCAATACTCTTTTTATTGAATGGATTTTGCATGCTGCCGATATGCATTGTGCTATAGACAAAATTTTTACCAATCCTGCGTATTTTGATGATAGAGGTTACCTTACTGTTAGGTGCTTTCATTCACACACCTGCACACAATGCCCTGTTAACCTCTGCAAAAGGAAAGTCTTACAAAGCTTTATTGAGAGGCAGTTAACAGACGGTGTAAAATACCAGCGGGTTATTTATGTTGGGGATGGTAGAAATGATTTTTGTCCCACTAATTGTCTAAAACAGTGTGATGTTGTTATGCCCAGAAAGGGGTTTGCACTGGATAAAATCATTTCAGaggtaaattttaaaaagtgtgaacACCTTAACCCACGGGTTGTGCCATGGACGTCAGGTGCAGATATTATCCATGTTATTAACTCACAGTAG